One Candidatus Bathyarchaeota archaeon genomic region harbors:
- a CDS encoding leucyl aminopeptidase yields MPSLMDLELGKTAYKVVNKLCKVKPGESVLITVDGPQEWRVAEEIAKAAEAAEAKVMVAWHSTPPGYGKVGDPYHPDPLKAAIPNTDVWIELNNQWLLYSTPWDEAMATNRVRYLFIGGLNVDQIVRCIGKIDIDTQAKFQSLLVDMTRKARKMRITTPAGNDVSFENDPKRPVTSELFADTPGPHFLLGQMGWAPVEESINGTIVFDGSFSGGGEADLGVLKEPIRLIVKEGKIADIQGGREADIVKKWLKKLGDPNMYCAAHVCYGFNPGAKLSGLCTEDERVWGSTEWGFGHQGPMFKAKGIKAISHFDGICLNSTVWLDDEKIIEEGRVIHPELAELARKLGKE; encoded by the coding sequence GTGCCGTCTCTGATGGATCTGGAGCTCGGGAAGACAGCCTATAAGGTTGTAAATAAGCTGTGTAAGGTTAAGCCGGGGGAGAGCGTCCTCATAACCGTCGATGGACCGCAGGAGTGGAGGGTAGCCGAGGAGATAGCTAAAGCCGCTGAGGCCGCTGAGGCTAAGGTCATGGTGGCGTGGCATTCCACCCCACCAGGCTATGGTAAAGTGGGGGATCCCTACCATCCCGATCCCTTGAAAGCGGCCATACCTAACACGGATGTCTGGATCGAATTGAATAACCAGTGGCTCCTCTACTCGACACCCTGGGATGAAGCCATGGCCACTAACAGGGTACGCTACCTCTTCATAGGCGGATTAAACGTGGATCAGATAGTCAGGTGCATAGGCAAGATCGATATAGATACCCAGGCGAAGTTCCAAAGCCTTCTAGTGGATATGACTAGGAAAGCAAGGAAGATGAGGATAACGACCCCCGCCGGGAACGACGTATCCTTCGAGAACGATCCTAAAAGGCCTGTGACCAGCGAGCTGTTCGCGGACACGCCCGGGCCCCACTTCCTCCTAGGACAGATGGGCTGGGCCCCAGTAGAGGAGAGCATAAACGGGACAATAGTGTTCGACGGCTCCTTCTCGGGCGGCGGAGAGGCCGATCTAGGCGTACTCAAGGAGCCCATAAGGCTCATAGTTAAGGAGGGGAAGATCGCGGATATCCAAGGAGGAAGGGAAGCGGATATAGTGAAGAAGTGGCTTAAGAAGCTCGGAGACCCGAACATGTACTGCGCAGCCCATGTATGCTATGGGTTCAATCCAGGGGCTAAACTCTCGGGGCTCTGCACCGAGGATGAAAGAGTTTGGGGAAGCACTGAGTGGGGATTCGGGCATCAAGGCCCCATGTTCAAGGCTAAGGGGATAAAGGCGATATCCCACTTCGACGGAATATGCTTGAACTCAACGGTCTGGCTGGACGATGAAAAGATAATCGAAGAGGGACGGGTGATCCATCCCGAACTAGCCGAACTAGCAAGAAAACTAGGTAAGGAGTAG
- a CDS encoding ribulose 1,5-bisphosphate carboxylase encodes MSAEESKAVTEAVWQFGEEARLVGTFESLGIDFDKYIVASFYYEVKEGSSTQVEAEHIAAEQSTGTWTPVKYETAEVRRRYGGKVLRVFQLPGNPNSAVADIAFPAENYDPVVGGLPNLLSCIAGNIYGMADFKAIRLLDFHLPKNWLREFKGPKFGLEGVREIAGTAGSRRPHLGTIVKPNFGIDYKTHAHIVYEAAAGGCDFVKDDELLVNPPYNSLEDRVAACSEALDRVREEAGRQALYAINITSPAHKIIGIAEKVQANAAKGVILMVDFVWAGLSAIQALAEDPSIKLPIHCHRAGYAAFTRKPDHGMTTLALSKLVRVAGGDQLHTGTAAGKMHGRIADVQTINRALRSEWLHLKPTMPVASGGIHPGNLHWNVAFLGTDITINLGGGIHGHPDGTKTGARAARLALDAILRGIPLTEAAEKHPELKRAFQKWSYIPIPGELENLRIWWPS; translated from the coding sequence ATGTCCGCGGAGGAGAGCAAAGCGGTAACGGAAGCCGTGTGGCAGTTCGGCGAGGAGGCGCGGCTCGTGGGGACTTTCGAATCCCTGGGGATAGACTTCGATAAATACATAGTGGCCTCATTCTACTACGAGGTGAAGGAGGGGTCTTCCACCCAAGTGGAGGCCGAGCATATAGCGGCCGAGCAGAGCACAGGCACCTGGACCCCCGTCAAATACGAGACCGCCGAGGTTAGGAGGAGGTACGGCGGCAAAGTATTAAGGGTGTTCCAGCTGCCGGGAAACCCTAACTCCGCGGTAGCCGATATAGCCTTCCCCGCTGAAAACTACGATCCCGTCGTGGGGGGCTTACCCAACCTCTTATCATGTATAGCAGGCAACATCTACGGCATGGCCGACTTCAAGGCCATCAGGCTTTTAGACTTTCACCTACCAAAGAATTGGCTTAGGGAGTTTAAGGGTCCAAAATTTGGCCTGGAAGGGGTGAGAGAGATCGCGGGCACGGCCGGGAGTAGGAGACCGCACCTCGGCACCATAGTCAAACCCAACTTCGGAATAGACTATAAAACCCACGCCCACATAGTATACGAGGCTGCGGCGGGGGGATGCGACTTCGTAAAGGATGATGAGCTCCTCGTGAACCCCCCATACAACAGCCTAGAGGATAGGGTCGCAGCCTGCTCCGAGGCCCTAGACAGGGTGAGGGAGGAGGCTGGGAGACAGGCCCTCTATGCAATAAACATAACTTCACCAGCCCATAAGATCATAGGCATAGCTGAGAAGGTTCAAGCCAACGCCGCTAAGGGAGTTATACTCATGGTGGACTTCGTGTGGGCCGGCCTGTCCGCCATCCAGGCTTTAGCTGAGGACCCCTCGATAAAGCTCCCGATCCACTGCCATAGAGCAGGCTACGCCGCCTTCACCAGAAAGCCCGACCACGGCATGACGACCCTGGCTCTATCCAAGCTGGTGCGGGTGGCTGGAGGAGATCAACTCCACACCGGGACGGCGGCTGGGAAGATGCACGGCAGAATAGCCGATGTCCAGACGATAAACAGGGCCCTGAGGAGCGAGTGGCTCCACCTGAAGCCTACGATGCCAGTAGCATCGGGAGGGATTCACCCTGGAAACCTACACTGGAACGTGGCCTTCCTAGGCACCGATATCACCATAAACTTGGGCGGGGGAATCCACGGCCACCCAGACGGTACAAAAACGGGAGCCAGAGCAGCTAGGCTAGCATTGGACGCAATACTACGAGGCATACCCTTAACCGAAGCCGCTGAGAAGCATCCAGAACTCAAACGGGCATTCCAGAAATGGAGCTATATACCAATACCAGGGGAACTTGAAAACCTCAGGATATGGTGGCCCTCATAA
- a CDS encoding 4Fe-4S dicluster domain-containing protein: MDGVSLSSTKTWISRDYSRCSGCRRCEIACSLHHEGVIWPEASRVRVFMLVPGAEVPHLCAQCDDYPCVKSCPFEALSVDDKTGAVIVDREKCTACGICINACPGRIPHLHPRDGYVLICDLCGGDPQCVKVCQEGKWDALRLVREMPQTWQLYTTKLYARTPEDITRDLVKILFGEASEGMI, from the coding sequence GTGGATGGTGTGAGTTTGAGCTCGACGAAGACATGGATTTCCCGGGATTACTCCCGGTGTAGCGGGTGTAGACGATGCGAGATCGCCTGCTCCCTCCACCATGAGGGCGTCATATGGCCTGAGGCGTCGCGTGTAAGGGTCTTCATGCTCGTGCCCGGCGCCGAGGTACCCCATTTATGCGCTCAATGCGACGATTACCCATGCGTTAAATCCTGCCCCTTCGAGGCCCTCTCCGTTGACGACAAGACCGGAGCGGTGATTGTGGACAGGGAGAAGTGCACCGCCTGCGGAATCTGCATAAACGCTTGTCCGGGGCGGATACCCCACCTTCACCCCAGGGACGGATACGTCCTGATATGCGACCTCTGCGGAGGAGACCCCCAATGCGTTAAGGTGTGTCAAGAGGGTAAATGGGACGCCCTACGCCTAGTAAGGGAGATGCCTCAAACATGGCAGCTATACACCACGAAACTCTACGCGCGCACGCCGGAGGATATCACTAGAGACCTCGTCAAGATACTCTTCGGAGAAGCCTCCGAGGGGATGATCTGA
- a CDS encoding aldehyde ferredoxin oxidoreductase — protein MKGYAGRFLEVDLTSNNIGEAKLPEETLRRYVGGRGLASWILWDRIGEKWDSVDPLGPENILLLLTGPLTGYFPGGRICVSGKSPQSNGIVGSTVAGEFGVELKCAGYDGIIITGEAEKPTHLFIFDSHVELKDASHIWGLEGKETFKRLVKEGREELKRINPRFGEWKDPSILYIGPGGENKVRMAAVMAKWTHAAGYGGYGAVMGSKKLKAITVKGSGPLPEVADMRGVSSLIEEVCRELYRNELFRRWGTGHGGYYYGNQTSSEPVRNWQEEWHDVKDYGVDRFDERVWVKRFWGDYGCPTTCLKVAMPTSGPLKGAVSDNPDYELQAYVGTNLGVFTPEGNTYLSARVDDLGICGINGGNVLGFAAELYQRGLLTKEELDGIDLKWGNVEAFAELLEKIAYRRGMGDVLAEGTYRAALRLSKEKGDEVLKYAVQSKGIAIGAHGNRSTLDYPSYIAYACSVQGGDHTSIAHLPLDHGDSELTIALYDSAVICWFNAWTLPEDLIWDFMNKVTGWDISREEWYGEMAPRILNIQRAVLLIGGPDLRWKPKENDENPARFYEPLPSGPKKGRAVDRKEFEEMRMEYYSAMGWDENGIPRGETLRKLGLEGVDKILRDKLAR, from the coding sequence ATGAAAGGATATGCAGGTAGATTCTTAGAGGTGGACTTAACCTCAAACAATATAGGTGAGGCAAAGCTCCCTGAGGAAACCCTCAGGCGCTACGTCGGTGGTAGGGGATTAGCCTCATGGATCCTCTGGGATAGGATCGGGGAGAAATGGGATTCCGTGGATCCCCTAGGCCCGGAGAACATACTCCTCCTCCTCACAGGTCCCTTAACCGGGTACTTCCCGGGTGGTCGTATATGCGTGTCTGGTAAGTCCCCACAGAGCAACGGGATAGTGGGATCCACGGTCGCGGGCGAGTTCGGGGTAGAGCTTAAATGCGCGGGATATGATGGGATCATAATAACCGGGGAAGCGGAGAAGCCGACCCACCTATTCATCTTCGACTCCCATGTGGAGCTTAAGGATGCTTCCCATATCTGGGGTCTGGAGGGGAAGGAGACCTTCAAGAGGCTCGTGAAGGAGGGGCGTGAGGAGCTCAAAAGGATTAATCCAAGGTTCGGCGAGTGGAAGGATCCCTCCATCCTGTACATAGGGCCTGGAGGCGAGAACAAGGTTAGGATGGCGGCGGTGATGGCTAAGTGGACTCATGCGGCGGGGTACGGCGGCTACGGCGCCGTCATGGGATCGAAGAAGCTTAAGGCTATTACCGTTAAGGGGAGTGGCCCGCTGCCCGAGGTAGCCGATATGAGGGGGGTTAGCTCCCTCATAGAGGAGGTGTGCCGTGAACTTTACAGGAACGAGCTCTTCAGGAGATGGGGTACGGGCCACGGCGGCTATTATTACGGCAACCAGACCAGCTCTGAACCCGTGAGGAACTGGCAGGAGGAGTGGCACGACGTCAAGGACTACGGGGTGGACCGATTCGACGAGAGGGTTTGGGTGAAGAGGTTCTGGGGGGACTACGGCTGTCCAACCACGTGCCTCAAGGTTGCCATGCCCACCTCGGGGCCGTTGAAGGGCGCGGTAAGCGATAACCCAGACTATGAGCTCCAAGCCTACGTGGGGACAAACCTCGGGGTTTTCACGCCCGAGGGGAACACTTACCTCTCAGCTAGGGTGGACGACCTGGGGATCTGCGGCATAAACGGAGGGAACGTACTTGGGTTCGCGGCGGAGCTCTATCAGAGGGGCCTACTCACGAAGGAGGAGCTCGACGGCATAGACCTGAAATGGGGAAACGTGGAGGCCTTTGCAGAGCTCCTAGAGAAGATCGCCTATAGGAGAGGGATGGGCGACGTACTAGCCGAGGGAACCTACAGGGCTGCGTTAAGGCTCTCAAAGGAGAAGGGTGATGAAGTTCTAAAGTATGCGGTGCAATCCAAGGGGATCGCCATAGGAGCCCACGGGAACAGGAGCACCCTGGACTATCCATCGTACATCGCCTACGCCTGCTCCGTCCAGGGAGGGGACCACACCTCCATAGCCCACCTACCCTTAGACCACGGCGACAGCGAACTCACAATAGCCCTATACGATTCCGCGGTCATATGCTGGTTCAACGCCTGGACCCTGCCTGAAGATCTCATATGGGATTTCATGAACAAGGTCACGGGATGGGACATCTCCAGGGAGGAATGGTACGGCGAGATGGCCCCGAGGATCCTCAATATACAGAGGGCAGTCCTCCTGATAGGGGGGCCGGATCTGAGATGGAAGCCTAAGGAGAACGATGAGAACCCCGCCAGATTCTACGAGCCATTACCCTCGGGACCTAAGAAGGGTAGGGCGGTGGACAGGAAGGAGTTCGAGGAGATGCGCATGGAATACTACTCAGCCATGGGCTGGGATGAAAACGGGATACCTAGGGGTGAAACCCTCAGAAAGCTAGGACTAGAAGGGGTGGACAAAATCCTAAGGGATAAGTTAGCCAGGTAA
- a CDS encoding gamma carbonic anhydrase family protein, with translation MIYIHPKAEIGDKVELGDNVSIWAFAVIRTDEGAVKIGNNTNIQEHVVIHGANVEIGENVTVGHSAVIHGARIGNNVLIGINSIILDNAEIGDWVVVAAGAVIPPGVKIPSNSLVMGVPGKVKRSLTEDDRRLITSSYQEYLRRLPKTPGERSSK, from the coding sequence ATGATATATATCCATCCTAAAGCCGAGATAGGTGATAAGGTAGAGCTCGGAGATAACGTCTCAATATGGGCTTTCGCTGTTATAAGGACCGACGAGGGAGCCGTTAAAATAGGCAATAACACAAACATACAGGAGCATGTAGTCATCCATGGCGCGAACGTTGAAATAGGCGAAAACGTTACGGTGGGCCACTCGGCGGTAATCCACGGGGCTAGAATAGGGAACAACGTATTAATAGGGATAAACTCCATAATCCTGGATAACGCGGAGATAGGGGATTGGGTCGTAGTGGCGGCTGGAGCAGTGATACCGCCGGGTGTAAAAATACCCTCAAACTCGTTAGTGATGGGCGTCCCAGGGAAGGTTAAGAGAAGCCTCACCGAGGATGACAGGAGACTCATCACGTCCTCATATCAGGAATATCTCAGGAGGCTCCCTAAAACCCCGGGTGAGAGATCATCCAAATAG